In Helicobacter sp. 11S03491-1, a genomic segment contains:
- a CDS encoding MnmC family methyltransferase: MDTIISNDGSLTAFNEEFKECYHSLKDGAYTETLYKHVLPPIEYTHLFKQQHLRILDICFGLGYNCFATIAQYLKMSYEGNLQIFSPEKDEDIFKKILSLKYPDALCGIQIPKIIKQLQSKRQAFIGSNIKLEIFLGDAREYLENFKPASIDIVYQDAFSPKTNPELWNETYFKQLFKLTHGQSLITTYSVNATIRHCARNVGFLVYEYKNPYTRKSTLLSKKPLIENENIKLWKNNSTYA, translated from the coding sequence AGCAATGATGGGAGTCTTACGGCATTTAACGAAGAATTTAAAGAATGTTATCATAGCTTAAAAGATGGAGCTTATACAGAGACTTTATACAAACACGTCTTACCTCCTATTGAATACACTCATTTATTCAAGCAGCAACATTTAAGGATTTTGGATATTTGTTTTGGACTGGGATATAATTGTTTTGCAACAATTGCTCAATACTTGAAGATGTCTTATGAAGGAAATCTTCAGATTTTTTCGCCTGAAAAAGATGAGGATATTTTTAAAAAAATTTTGTCGTTAAAATATCCCGATGCCCTCTGTGGTATTCAGATTCCAAAAATTATAAAACAATTGCAATCAAAAAGACAGGCTTTTATTGGATCAAATATAAAATTAGAAATATTTTTAGGAGATGCTAGAGAATATTTGGAAAATTTTAAACCCGCTAGTATTGACATTGTTTATCAAGATGCTTTTAGTCCAAAAACAAACCCTGAACTCTGGAATGAAACATACTTTAAACAATTATTTAAACTCACTCATGGGCAATCTCTCATAACAACTTATTCTGTAAATGCTACGATCCGCCATTGTGCAAGAAATGTAGGGTTTTTGGTATATGAATACAAAAATCCCTACACAAGAAAAAGCACTTTATTAAGCAAAAAACCTCTCATAGAGAACGAAAATATTAAACTATGGAAAAATAACTCTACTTATGCTTGA
- the motB gene encoding flagellar motor protein MotB, which yields MAKKKKPQECPAGEKWAVPYADFLSLLLALFIALYAISATNKSKLEALKLEFIKIFDATAKPEAMQPVMPIPPNPGEESEDTNGEKIHQSQQSASSISIDNVAQLENMVEEGGILEQIEQGVVLKLPANLIFKQGSADISNSDMIMYIKRISQIIKKLPPEVMIDVRGYTDDSALPKTSTFRDHYDLAANRALSVMKALIQNGISPNQLSFSSYGKYKPIAPNNSVENKAKNNRVEIFLSTNPDSVKEVKSILDKNIKHK from the coding sequence ATGGCAAAAAAGAAAAAACCTCAAGAGTGTCCCGCAGGAGAAAAATGGGCTGTCCCTTATGCAGACTTTCTCTCATTATTACTTGCACTTTTTATCGCGCTTTATGCAATTTCAGCTACCAATAAATCCAAACTTGAAGCTTTGAAATTGGAATTTATCAAAATTTTTGATGCAACTGCCAAACCTGAAGCAATGCAACCGGTTATGCCTATTCCTCCAAATCCCGGAGAAGAATCTGAAGATACAAATGGCGAAAAAATCCATCAATCCCAACAAAGCGCTTCTTCTATTTCTATTGACAATGTTGCTCAACTTGAAAATATGGTTGAAGAAGGAGGGATTTTAGAACAAATTGAACAAGGCGTTGTTTTAAAACTACCTGCGAATTTGATTTTCAAACAAGGAAGTGCAGATATTTCTAATAGCGATATGATAATGTATATTAAACGGATTTCTCAAATCATCAAAAAACTTCCCCCTGAAGTAATGATAGATGTCAGAGGATATACAGATGACTCTGCATTGCCAAAAACTTCAACTTTCAGAGATCATTATGATTTAGCTGCAAATCGGGCATTGAGTGTTATGAAAGCGTTGATACAAAATGGAATTTCTCCCAATCAATTATCTTTTTCTTCTTATGGAAAATACAAACCCATTGCGCCCAATAATTCAGTAGAAAATAAAGCTAAAAATAACCGCGTAGAAATCTTTTTATCCACTAATCCGGACAGTGTTAAAGAGGTCAAGTCCATATTGGATAAAAATATCAAGCATAAGTAG
- the motA gene encoding flagellar motor stator protein MotA: protein MDLSTLLGMVLALAAISLGDILEGGNPLHIIHLSSVIIILPTTLFSAMTGTHARFVKAAYKELKIIFLGSKVNLNSTIRQLIEFATLARRDGVLSLEAKAAQVEDDFTREALSMIIDGKDAKAVREDMEVQIEELEEYYHGAAHYWILAGESAPTFGLVGAVMGLMLALQKLDNPAEMAAGIAGAFTATVTGIMCSYAIFGPWGNKLKAKSKDIVKEKIVVLEGVIGIANGDNPRSLEAKLLSFLGPDEPKISQFE, encoded by the coding sequence ATGGATCTCTCAACTCTGTTAGGTATGGTTCTTGCTCTGGCTGCTATTTCTTTGGGTGATATTCTGGAAGGGGGAAATCCACTACATATCATTCATCTCAGCTCTGTTATTATTATTCTTCCTACGACATTATTTTCTGCGATGACAGGAACGCATGCACGTTTTGTAAAAGCAGCGTATAAAGAACTCAAAATTATATTTCTTGGTTCAAAAGTCAATCTTAACTCTACTATTAGACAACTAATAGAATTTGCCACTTTAGCAAGAAGAGATGGTGTTTTATCACTTGAAGCTAAAGCAGCGCAAGTCGAAGATGATTTTACACGCGAAGCGCTTTCGATGATTATTGATGGCAAAGATGCCAAAGCAGTGCGAGAAGATATGGAAGTTCAAATTGAAGAACTTGAAGAGTATTATCATGGAGCTGCCCATTATTGGATCTTAGCCGGGGAATCTGCTCCTACTTTTGGTCTTGTCGGGGCTGTTATGGGATTGATGTTGGCTCTTCAAAAACTTGACAATCCTGCTGAGATGGCTGCAGGGATTGCAGGAGCTTTTACCGCAACTGTAACCGGGATTATGTGCAGTTATGCCATATTTGGACCTTGGGGAAATAAATTAAAAGCAAAATCAAAAGATATTGTCAAAGAAAAAATTGTTGTCCTTGAGGGGGTCATTGGAATTGCTAATGGAGATAATCCCAGAAGCCTGGAAGCCAAATTATTAAGTTTCCTAGGACCGGATGAACCAAAGATTTCTCAGTTTGAATAA